AGACACCGTGTTGTTGGCATCGATCAACTCGATCGTGGACTCCCGGGCGACGAGATCGAGCGGTCCGTCGAGTCGTTGGATGCGACCACGGACGTCCGCGAGACGGAGATCGGACTCGAGTGCAACCTGATCCACGTCGAGCGTGCCGCCCTCCTGCTCGATCGTCAGCGCCCCCTGTTGGCCGCGAACATGGGTCCGCGATTGCTTCCCGATCAACGAGAGGTCGCCGGCCAATCCCGCGCTGGAGAGCGTGCTGTCTGTCGTATCGACGAACGTCGCCAGCTCCGCGGGGATCGTGATCTCCAAGTAGTACCGTTCATCCGCCGCATCTTCCGGCGGTGCCAGGACCAACTCTCGGTCGCGGACCCACAGCAAGATGGGCATCTCTTCCCTGCGATTCTCCTCCCGGACCGCCGCAAAACGCATTTCTCCTTCGGCACTCCGACGAAGGGAGATGTGGCCCCGAATCGCGTCGATCCGCAGACGCGTTTCACCCTGCAATTCGAGGATGCCCTCCGATTGGTCGCTGAGGAGTTCGAACTCCTCCTCCTCGGCGGCGACGTGCCCCATCAGACACGCAGAGACCCATGTCAGAAGCAGCGCACTGCCCAGTCTTCTTTTGAGGTGTCTCAAGGGTCGCTCCTCATGCGTCGAATTCACCCGCCAGTTTCTGCAATGCCTGTTTGGCCGCCGACTGCTCGGCAGCCTTTCGGCTGCCACCTTCGCCGCAACCGTAGACGACCTGACCAATGAGAACTTCAGCCGTGAACTGCAGGGCATGGGCGAGACCGCTCTTAGAAACGATACGGTAGCGTGGGGTGACCTGCAAGCGACCCTGGACCCGCTCCTGCAATCGGGTCTTGGCATCCGAAGGTGCATCCTCCCCCTCAGAGGAAGCCCGAAGCTGGCCACGAAGATGGCGCCGAACGAAGGCTCGGGCCGGACGAATCCCCCCATCGAGATAGATCGCCGCCAGAACCGACTCGAAGAGGTCCGCCAGAAGCGACACTTTCTCTCGGCCGCCGGATTGATCCTCGCCACGCCCCAGATGTGCAACGACCCCGAGCCCCAACAGGCCCGAGACCTCCGCGAGCGTCTCCGCACGCACGATTTGCTGGCGACGCCGGGACAGTGTGCCTTCGTCGGCCTCGGCGTCCCGCTTCAGCAACTCGTCGGCGACGACGAATCCGAGAAGTGCGTCGCCGAGAAACTCCATCCGTTCGTAATGATCCAGCGGAGCGTTCTGCTCGTGACTATGCGAGCGATGCGTCAATGCCCGCCCAAGCAACTGTCGATCCTTGAACCGGTAGCCGAGCGCGACTTCGAGTGCTGCGATGGTTGGTTTACCCATGGTTCAGGACGGCCGGTTCGACAACTTTCGGTAACGCCTCGGTCCAGTCGGAGGACGTAATGTTTCTCCCGCGCGCTCGATCGTGTACACCTCAAGGGTGAGCCCGTCGTCGCCAAGGCGAAACTCGTCGATCAAGTTCATCCCCGCAGCTCTAGGATCTACCGAAGTGCCGATGCAACGGATTCGGAGAGGCTCGCCGACGATCATCGGCAAACTCTGAAATTCATACTTGTAGACTAACGCTCCATCTTTCGACTCGCTGCACAGCCCACGTCCATCGCATTGAATCTCGCGACCGATATCGTTTGCTAACCACGAAAGCACGAACTGTCCGTCAACCGATTTCAGTGAGATGGTAGAGCCACTCCCCTCGACGCCCTGCCAGACACCGGTGTAGCCGGTGTCGCTCACATGAGTCCCGCAACCCAGCGCTGCCGACAACAGGGAGAGGGTCAGGATCGCGGCTCCTCGACCAGAGCGAGTCACGGCTGTGCCTCCATGAGTTGGTCCAACGCAACCTTCAGGTGGTCGGGCACCGCGAAGCCGGCGGCGCGCATGCGCCCACGGACCTCCGATGCGTGACCGGGATCGCCCTTGACGATCCAGACTGCCATGAGGTTATACCAACAATCGCGACAACTCGGGGTCACGCGGAGGGCGCGCTCGAGCACCTCGATCGCTTCGTCCGTGTCGCCCCTTCGAGCGAGGAGCCGAGAAAGTGCCTCGCTCGCGAACGCAAAGTACTCGTCCCGACGTAGTGCCTCGCGATAGCTCTCGATTGCCCCGTCGAATTCTCCGGAGCGCTCTAGAACGATACCGAGCACACAGTGTGATCCGGCATCTTCTTCACCCAGACGGACAGCTTCCCGAGCCTCCAGCAGTGCGGACGCTATATCTCCCGAGTCCAGCCTCGCCTGACTTGCGTTGCGGTGGTAGCCCACGCGCTCGGAGTTCACGTCCACGAGGGCGCTCAATCCCAGCGAACCCAGCAAGACAGCAATGCCGGCGATCGTCGCCCGGGAGCGTAGACCCCAGTTCTCCGCGAGGATCCGCTCGACGCCGAGACCCGCCGGAACGCACATCAGCGCCGTCAGCGGAACCCGATATCGACTCGAAACGTAGAACAAGAGCGGAGTGGCCAGACACCCCAACAACGCCAGCCAGAAATCGACGGGAATCTTCCGCCGCCAACGTCGATCAAAAACCACCGTCGCGCTCAAACCCAGCAGAAGGGCGAACGGTATGAATGCGATTCCCGCCGACCCTCCCAATCGAAAGACGAGCCGCGAGGGCGTGGGGTCCAATGCCGGATAACTCTCGAGACCAATCTCGTAGTTCGCAGCCGTGAGCAGCACTCGCCGCCCAAGGAGCCCAAGGCTGTCAATGGGATGCCCGATACGTTCCTCGATCGCCTGTCGAGCCCACCAGGCGTCGGCCTCCACATCGTCCAGACTCATGTCTCCACTTTGCATGCGGGCGAAACGGGTTGCCTCGCTACGCTGCAGAGTGACATCCGTGACCATACCGGGAACCCCCGTGAATTGGCCGCCGGCGTCTCTGCCGTTCCCGTGATAGAGGGTCATTCCGCCATTGGCGGAAACAGGAACGAAATGGCCGGACGCTACGAAATTTCGCACTGCGATCGGGGCAAGCGTCAGAACGAAGATGGCGCCGAAAACGAACGCTCTCCGCCAGCGACGACGCAGGACATCCGCAGCAATCCACAAGAGAGCAATCAACAATAGGTTCGGTCGCGCCAACGTGGCAAGACCCAGCAACAGAGGCACGTGCCAGATACGATCGTCGTCTCTTCGTACTCGATCCACCACGGCCCAGAGCAGGAGTCCGATCGCCAGGGTTTCACCCTGAATACGGGACGCAAAGTAGATCAAGGGGTGATGGAACACGAACAGGGCGGCGGCGAACAGGGCCGCACGAGGACCCACCACATGACGTCCACCGATGGCGACGACCGCTGCGGTCGCGATCGAGATACCGTGCTGGAGGACATAAATCAGCGGAAGGCTGGGGCCGGCGACGAACCACAGAAGCGACATCAGCATGGGATACAGCGGCGCCAGATAGTAGGCACCGGATGGGCCCGTGCCGTGCTCGACAATGGAACGCGCCCAATCGACGAAATACTTTGCGTCGTTGGTCGGCACACTGAACCACGGATCGACCGACGCCTGGAAGCCGAGGTAGGCAACCCGCGTCACGACCGCGACGCCACAGATCAGTGCGAGCACCGAATAGAAACGATCTCGTGGGATCGCCTCAGACTTCGACGTCACGACGCCTCTCGGTCGGGAACCGCGCATGGGATAGCCAGCCGCGGCGGGCCAGGAAGTACTGCATGGCCGTCCCCAGACAGCCAAGCCCGTATTTAACGCTGCGACTGAAGTTGATCGATGACGCTTCGGCAAAGTAGCGAGTCGGACAGCTGACCTCGGCGATCACGTATCCCGACCAGACGATCTGAGCCAGCATTTGATTATCAAAAACGAAGTCGTCGGAGTTCTCATCCAACACGAGCGTCTCGAGGAGTTCCCGCGAGAAAGCGCGATACCCGGTATGAAACTCCGAGAGTTTCGTCCCCATCAAGAGATTCTGCACCAGGGTCAGGCCTCGGTTGCTCACATAGCGCCACCACGGCATCCCGCCGCGCCACGCCTGGCCACCCAGAATCCTCGAACCGATCACGCAGTGGTACAGCTGATTGCCGATCATGGATGCCATGGCCGGGATCAGTTTCGGCGTGTACTGATAATCGGGGTGCACCATGATCGCGATATCCGCCCCACGCTCGAGTGCCAACGCGTAACAGGTCTTCTGGTTCCCACCGTAGCCACGATTGGCGTCGT
This genomic interval from Acidobacteriota bacterium contains the following:
- the rnc gene encoding ribonuclease III encodes the protein MGKPTIAALEVALGYRFKDRQLLGRALTHRSHSHEQNAPLDHYERMEFLGDALLGFVVADELLKRDAEADEGTLSRRRQQIVRAETLAEVSGLLGLGVVAHLGRGEDQSGGREKVSLLADLFESVLAAIYLDGGIRPARAFVRRHLRGQLRASSEGEDAPSDAKTRLQERVQGRLQVTPRYRIVSKSGLAHALQFTAEVLIGQVVYGCGEGGSRKAAEQSAAKQALQKLAGEFDA
- a CDS encoding tetratricopeptide repeat protein, with product MTSKSEAIPRDRFYSVLALICGVAVVTRVAYLGFQASVDPWFSVPTNDAKYFVDWARSIVEHGTGPSGAYYLAPLYPMLMSLLWFVAGPSLPLIYVLQHGISIATAAVVAIGGRHVVGPRAALFAAALFVFHHPLIYFASRIQGETLAIGLLLWAVVDRVRRDDDRIWHVPLLLGLATLARPNLLLIALLWIAADVLRRRWRRAFVFGAIFVLTLAPIAVRNFVASGHFVPVSANGGMTLYHGNGRDAGGQFTGVPGMVTDVTLQRSEATRFARMQSGDMSLDDVEADAWWARQAIEERIGHPIDSLGLLGRRVLLTAANYEIGLESYPALDPTPSRLVFRLGGSAGIAFIPFALLLGLSATVVFDRRWRRKIPVDFWLALLGCLATPLLFYVSSRYRVPLTALMCVPAGLGVERILAENWGLRSRATIAGIAVLLGSLGLSALVDVNSERVGYHRNASQARLDSGDIASALLEAREAVRLGEEDAGSHCVLGIVLERSGEFDGAIESYREALRRDEYFAFASEALSRLLARRGDTDEAIEVLERALRVTPSCRDCWYNLMAVWIVKGDPGHASEVRGRMRAAGFAVPDHLKVALDQLMEAQP
- a CDS encoding glycosyltransferase family 2 protein, translated to MYRDRKVVVVMPAYNAGKTLRRTWEEVIAQDYVDEVIVVDDASGDETVEVARGLERVYVYRHDANRGYGGNQKTCYALALERGADIAIMVHPDYQYTPKLIPAMASMIGNQLYHCVIGSRILGGQAWRGGMPWWRYVSNRGLTLVQNLLMGTKLSEFHTGYRAFSRELLETLVLDENSDDFVFDNQMLAQIVWSGYVIAEVSCPTRYFAEASSINFSRSVKYGLGCLGTAMQYFLARRGWLSHARFPTERRRDVEV